One stretch of Tepidibacter hydrothermalis DNA includes these proteins:
- a CDS encoding YkvA family protein: MINPSQVAKDILSSEYFKNARKDAQIYSNDINKIEEILLQVDYKLNNMKFDKNEQKVVEFVGNMKKIYRLVKTYYSDEYKDINIESIVWAIVAINYFISPVDFIPDSMENVGYIDDMIVVYFVLSNIKSELDKFLIWERNKENIFAL; the protein is encoded by the coding sequence ATGATAAATCCAAGTCAAGTAGCTAAAGATATATTAAGTTCTGAGTACTTCAAAAACGCTAGAAAAGATGCTCAGATTTATTCAAATGATATTAATAAAATAGAAGAAATACTTTTACAAGTAGATTATAAATTGAATAATATGAAGTTTGATAAAAATGAACAAAAAGTAGTTGAGTTTGTTGGCAATATGAAAAAAATATACAGATTAGTTAAAACGTATTATTCAGATGAATATAAGGATATAAATATAGAATCTATAGTATGGGCTATAGTAGCCATTAACTATTTTATAAGCCCAGTTGACTTTATACCAGATTCTATGGAGAATGTAGGGTATATAGATGATATGATAGTAGTGTATTTTGTATTAAGCAATATAAAATCGGAATTAGATAAATTTTTAATATGGGAGAGAAATAAAGAAAATATCTTCGCCTTGTAG